The proteins below come from a single Leifsonia sp. 1010 genomic window:
- the glgX gene encoding glycogen debranching protein GlgX — protein MTAASTPYPLGVTLRDGGANVAVYSERADKVIVSIFDHRGREKQTVLTERMGHVFHGFVPGLTAGTRYGLRVDGPWDPANGLRFSPAKVLLAPQARAVTGAWDNTQAVFGHQLGRPKRRSDTNGARHVALGIAIDPQEFDWGDHERPHTPLSETIIYELHVKGFTKLMEWVPEEFRGTYAGLAHPAAVEYLKNLGVTAVELLPIHQFVQDAHLQEKGLRNYWGYNSIGFFAPHNEYAATGDTGHQVDEFKGMVKALHAAGIEVILDVVYNHTAEGNDLGPTYSFKGIDNPSYYRLVDGDAAHYFDTTGTGNSFNVSHPAALQVIMDSLRYWVEEMHIDGFRFDLATTLTRQGGDASLHSAFLTLIQQDPTLAQVKLIAEPWDVAGYQLGGFPAGWSEWNGKFRDDVRDYWRGTPGVLSTLSQRVLGSPDIYEDSRRAPLSSVNFVTAHDGFTLADLTSYNEKHNEANGEDNRDGESDNRSSNYGVEGPTDDEGINAFRTRQRKNFLATVLLSAGVPMILGGDEIGRTQQGNNNAYCQDNEISWFDWQNADWELHEFTSKLIHLRRTEPALRPEWYRHAPDVGGPDVVCIVRADGEPFADEDWADPEARSIAFELRHEGADSFLLMLNAAGNGVEFVLPEAAGSNWELELSSDPELALADGESVILGESSFALLRSRNS, from the coding sequence GTGACGGCCGCCTCTACGCCGTACCCGCTCGGGGTGACCCTGCGCGACGGCGGCGCGAATGTCGCCGTCTACAGTGAGCGCGCCGACAAGGTCATCGTCTCCATCTTCGACCACCGCGGCCGCGAGAAGCAGACCGTGCTCACCGAGCGCATGGGCCACGTCTTCCACGGGTTCGTCCCCGGCCTCACTGCCGGAACGCGCTACGGGCTCCGCGTCGACGGGCCATGGGACCCGGCCAACGGTCTCCGGTTCTCCCCCGCCAAGGTCCTGCTCGCACCGCAGGCACGCGCCGTGACCGGGGCCTGGGACAACACGCAGGCCGTGTTCGGCCACCAGCTCGGACGCCCGAAGCGCCGCAGCGACACGAACGGCGCCCGGCACGTCGCCCTCGGCATCGCCATCGACCCGCAGGAGTTCGACTGGGGCGACCACGAGCGGCCGCACACGCCGCTCAGCGAGACCATCATCTACGAGCTGCACGTGAAGGGCTTCACGAAGCTGATGGAGTGGGTGCCCGAGGAGTTCCGCGGCACCTACGCCGGGCTGGCGCACCCCGCCGCGGTCGAGTACCTCAAGAACCTCGGCGTCACCGCGGTGGAGCTGCTGCCGATCCACCAGTTCGTCCAGGATGCGCACCTGCAGGAGAAGGGCCTCCGCAATTACTGGGGCTACAACTCCATCGGCTTCTTCGCGCCGCACAACGAGTACGCCGCGACGGGCGACACGGGGCACCAGGTCGACGAGTTCAAGGGCATGGTGAAGGCCCTGCACGCCGCCGGCATCGAGGTCATCCTCGACGTGGTCTACAACCACACCGCCGAGGGCAACGACCTCGGGCCGACGTACAGCTTCAAGGGCATCGACAACCCGTCGTACTACCGGCTCGTGGACGGGGACGCCGCCCACTACTTCGACACGACCGGCACCGGGAACAGCTTCAACGTGAGCCACCCGGCCGCCCTGCAGGTCATCATGGACTCGCTGCGGTACTGGGTCGAGGAGATGCACATCGACGGCTTCCGCTTCGACCTGGCCACCACACTCACCCGCCAGGGCGGCGACGCCAGCCTGCACAGCGCGTTCCTGACGCTCATCCAGCAGGACCCGACGCTCGCGCAGGTGAAGCTGATCGCCGAGCCGTGGGATGTCGCCGGGTACCAGCTGGGCGGCTTCCCCGCGGGATGGTCGGAGTGGAACGGCAAGTTCCGCGACGACGTCCGTGACTACTGGCGCGGCACCCCCGGCGTGCTGTCGACCCTCTCGCAGCGCGTTCTCGGCAGCCCGGACATCTACGAGGACTCCCGTCGCGCCCCGCTGTCGAGCGTCAACTTCGTCACCGCGCACGACGGCTTCACCCTCGCCGACCTCACCAGCTACAACGAGAAGCACAACGAGGCCAACGGGGAAGACAACCGCGACGGCGAATCCGACAACCGCTCGAGCAACTACGGCGTCGAGGGGCCGACGGATGACGAGGGCATCAACGCCTTCCGCACCCGGCAGCGCAAGAACTTCCTCGCGACGGTCCTGCTGTCGGCGGGCGTCCCGATGATCCTCGGAGGCGACGAGATCGGGCGGACGCAGCAGGGCAACAACAACGCCTACTGCCAGGACAACGAGATCTCGTGGTTCGACTGGCAGAACGCCGACTGGGAGCTGCACGAGTTCACGTCGAAGCTCATCCACCTGCGCCGCACCGAGCCGGCCCTCCGGCCGGAGTGGTACCGGCACGCCCCCGACGTCGGCGGCCCGGATGTCGTCTGCATCGTGCGGGCGGACGGCGAGCCGTTCGCCGACGAGGACTGGGCCGACCCGGAGGCCCGCTCGATCGCGTTCGAGCTGCGGCACGAAGGGGCCGACTCATTCCTCCTCATGCTGAACGCGGCCGGGAACGGCGTGGAGTTCGTGCTCCCAGAGGCCGCCGGCTCGAACTGGGAGCTGGAGCTCTCCAGCGACCCCGAGCTGGCCCTGGCCGACGGCGAGAGCGTCATCCTCGGCGAGTCGTCCTTCGCCCTGCTGAGGTCGCGGAACAGCTGA
- a CDS encoding dihydrofolate reductase family protein, with the protein MGRIVFDTAATINGWIADEHDSLSWLFAVPGGEEPDESLLPSGATVMVEGRTTYEWVLRESGIVEAPEKWQEFHGTRPTFVFTHRELPVPEGADIRFVSGSVEEALPAIREAAGDGDIWVVGGGDLAGQFFDVGALDELAVSIAPVALTGGAPLFPRRVESDRLHLESAEAVGQFARLRYRIMAAETTA; encoded by the coding sequence ATGGGGAGAATCGTCTTCGACACGGCCGCGACCATCAACGGGTGGATCGCCGATGAGCATGACTCGCTGTCCTGGCTGTTCGCGGTGCCCGGCGGAGAGGAGCCGGACGAGAGCCTGCTCCCAAGCGGAGCGACGGTGATGGTCGAGGGGCGCACGACGTACGAGTGGGTGCTGCGCGAGAGCGGCATCGTCGAGGCGCCGGAGAAGTGGCAGGAGTTCCACGGCACGCGGCCGACCTTCGTGTTCACCCATCGAGAGCTGCCGGTGCCCGAGGGCGCGGACATCCGCTTCGTCTCCGGCTCGGTGGAGGAGGCGCTGCCGGCGATCCGCGAGGCGGCGGGCGACGGCGACATCTGGGTCGTCGGCGGAGGGGATCTGGCGGGGCAGTTCTTCGATGTGGGCGCGCTGGACGAGCTTGCTGTGTCGATCGCGCCGGTCGCGCTCACCGGCGGCGCGCCGCTCTTCCCGCGCAGGGTCGAGTCCGACCGTCTGCACCTCGAATCCGCCGAGGCCGTCGGCCAGTTCGCCCGGCTGCGTTACCGCATCATGGCCGCAGAAACGACCGCCTGA
- a CDS encoding glycoside hydrolase family 15 protein — protein sequence MTAGSMEAGAAIERDGSAAIEDHAALGDGRTVALIDRSGTVDWLPVPNLDSDPAFAALLDPERGGRILLRPVSAFRTRRRYLPGTNVLETTFTTENGTVRVTDALVTGVAGRLPWLELARRIEGVDGTVAMDWAVEPGTMLGASSPWAERVDGKRILRVGTVNIGVTGLNDAEEDADAPRFRGRIRVTEGSRRTLSIVATDDEPLHLPDPGNVDIGIDRTVGNWELWSRTFSYQGPWDDAVQRSALALKLLLYAPTGAIAAAATTSLPETDRGGKNWDYRFAWVRDTAYTLRALARFGLREETHAAISWLLRAVKGDVSELRVLYGLREESSADPQTHDVPGWRGIGPVITGNRAAGQLQLGVYGDLLSVALAYAAAGNVLDVPTRRLVADVADRVCDIWRLPDSGMWELSELRHHTSSKMGCWQALQAALQLVELGQTEGNPSRWRREADAIHAWVDERCWSDRLGAYTMAADEEELDASVLLHAPSGFDRGERMRSTIAALRRELGDGPLLYRFTGAAAEGERPFTACSFWLAAALACVGEIDEATTLMDDLVGRANDVGLYAEMMDADGAFWGNFPQALSHLGLIDAALTIADLRP from the coding sequence GTGACGGCGGGATCGATGGAGGCCGGCGCCGCGATCGAGCGCGACGGCAGCGCCGCGATCGAGGACCACGCGGCCCTCGGCGACGGCCGCACCGTCGCCCTGATCGACCGCTCCGGCACGGTCGACTGGCTGCCCGTCCCCAACCTGGATTCCGATCCGGCCTTCGCGGCGCTGCTCGACCCGGAGCGCGGGGGTCGCATCCTGCTGCGTCCGGTCAGCGCGTTCCGCACCCGCCGGCGATACCTCCCGGGCACCAACGTGCTCGAGACCACCTTCACCACCGAGAACGGCACCGTGCGGGTCACCGACGCGCTGGTCACCGGCGTCGCCGGCCGCCTGCCGTGGCTCGAGCTCGCCCGCCGCATCGAAGGGGTCGACGGCACGGTGGCCATGGACTGGGCCGTCGAGCCCGGCACGATGCTCGGCGCGAGCAGCCCGTGGGCGGAACGCGTCGACGGCAAGCGCATCCTCCGCGTCGGGACGGTCAACATCGGGGTCACCGGCCTGAACGACGCCGAGGAGGATGCGGACGCACCGCGCTTCCGCGGCCGCATCCGGGTCACCGAGGGCTCCCGCCGGACGCTCTCGATCGTGGCGACGGACGACGAGCCGCTGCACCTGCCCGACCCCGGCAACGTCGACATCGGGATCGACCGCACGGTCGGCAACTGGGAGCTGTGGTCGCGCACCTTCTCGTATCAGGGGCCGTGGGACGACGCCGTGCAGCGCAGCGCGCTCGCGCTGAAGCTGCTGCTCTACGCGCCGACCGGCGCCATCGCGGCCGCCGCGACCACCTCGCTCCCGGAGACGGACCGCGGCGGCAAGAACTGGGACTACCGCTTCGCGTGGGTCCGCGACACCGCGTACACGCTCCGCGCTCTGGCGCGGTTCGGCCTGCGCGAGGAAACGCACGCCGCGATCTCGTGGCTGCTCCGGGCCGTGAAGGGCGACGTCTCCGAGTTGCGCGTGCTGTACGGGCTGCGGGAGGAGTCGTCCGCCGATCCGCAGACGCACGACGTGCCCGGCTGGCGCGGCATCGGACCGGTCATCACCGGCAACCGGGCGGCCGGACAGCTGCAGCTCGGCGTCTACGGCGACCTCCTGAGCGTCGCGCTCGCGTACGCGGCGGCCGGCAACGTGCTCGACGTGCCCACCCGCCGCCTGGTCGCGGACGTGGCCGATCGCGTCTGCGACATCTGGCGCCTGCCCGACTCCGGGATGTGGGAGCTGAGCGAGCTCCGTCACCACACCTCCTCGAAGATGGGGTGCTGGCAGGCGCTGCAGGCCGCCCTGCAGCTCGTCGAGCTGGGGCAGACGGAGGGCAACCCCTCGCGATGGCGTCGGGAGGCCGACGCCATCCACGCCTGGGTGGATGAGCGGTGCTGGTCGGACCGCCTCGGCGCGTACACGATGGCCGCCGACGAGGAGGAGCTCGACGCCTCGGTGCTGCTCCACGCGCCCAGCGGCTTCGACCGGGGCGAACGGATGCGCTCCACCATCGCCGCTCTGAGACGCGAGCTGGGCGACGGCCCGCTGCTCTACCGCTTCACCGGCGCGGCAGCCGAGGGCGAGCGTCCGTTCACGGCGTGCTCCTTCTGGCTCGCCGCCGCCCTGGCCTGCGTCGGCGAGATCGACGAGGCGACGACGCTGATGGACGACCTGGTCGGCCGCGCGAACGACGTCGGTCTCTACGCCGAGATGATGGATGCGGACGGCGCCTTCTGGGGCAACTTCCCGCAGGCGCTGTCGCATTTGGGACTCATCGATGCGGCCCTGACGATCGCCGACCTGCGCCCCTGA
- a CDS encoding serine/threonine-protein kinase, translating to MPESTIPALLGRYRPQHVIGRGGEASIFRATDELLGREVAIKLYRSGGEEEMAQYRTEQAALARLSHHGIVSLIDAGIDYSSPKDPRPFLIMELVSGTDLASMLAQRELTLEEIAEVAYDISEALEYVHANGVVHRDIKPSNIMLVSYGTTTFRARARLTDFGIASGLVGTPSQADEGKTTGTAAYLSPEQAMRQPATSASDIYSLGLVLLECFTRSVAYPGGAVESAMARLEHEPPIPDGLPDDWSRILHAMTSKDPAGRPTAEQLTPVFREAVISAAGLQQRA from the coding sequence ATGCCCGAGTCCACCATCCCGGCACTGCTCGGTCGCTACCGGCCGCAGCACGTCATCGGCCGCGGCGGCGAGGCCAGCATCTTCCGCGCGACCGACGAGCTGCTGGGGCGCGAAGTCGCCATCAAGCTCTACCGCTCGGGCGGCGAGGAGGAGATGGCGCAGTACCGCACCGAGCAGGCGGCGCTCGCGCGACTGAGCCATCACGGCATCGTCTCGCTGATCGACGCCGGGATCGACTACTCGTCCCCGAAGGACCCGCGTCCGTTCCTCATCATGGAACTGGTCTCCGGCACCGACCTCGCGAGCATGCTGGCCCAGCGGGAGCTGACGCTGGAGGAGATCGCGGAAGTCGCCTACGACATCTCCGAGGCTCTCGAGTACGTCCACGCCAACGGGGTGGTGCACCGCGACATCAAGCCGTCGAACATCATGCTGGTCTCGTACGGCACGACGACCTTCCGGGCGCGGGCGCGGCTCACCGACTTCGGGATCGCCAGCGGCCTCGTCGGCACACCCTCGCAGGCGGACGAGGGCAAGACGACAGGCACCGCGGCCTACCTCAGCCCCGAGCAGGCGATGCGCCAGCCGGCCACCTCGGCGAGCGACATCTACTCCCTCGGGCTCGTCCTGCTGGAGTGCTTCACGCGCTCGGTCGCGTACCCCGGCGGCGCCGTCGAGTCGGCGATGGCCCGGCTGGAACACGAGCCGCCCATCCCGGACGGCCTGCCCGACGACTGGTCCCGCATCCTCCACGCGATGACCTCGAAGGACCCGGCCGGGCGTCCCACCGCGGAGCAGCTGACACCGGTGTTCCGCGAGGCGGTCATCTCGGCGGCCGGTCTCCAGCAGCGGGCGTGA
- a CDS encoding PHP domain-containing protein: protein MDAVDALNEIAFWLERELAPSFKVQAFRRAAATIAPFDQEELAARVADGRLKRTKGIGDRTFQVIAQAVDGGIPDYLADLRERNAQPLETAGADLLAQLRGDLHSHTEWSDGTVPIEVMAAAAATLGREYQAITDHSPTLTVASGLSAERLEEQLDVIASLDTGSVTLLRGIEVDILEDGTLDQTPDLLYRLDVVVGSVHSKLRSDKRTMTKRMLGGIRDPHTNVLGHCTGRLVQGSRGTRPPSEFDADAVFAACVENQVAVEINSRPERQDPPDDLIQRALDAGCFFSIDTDAHAPGQLDFLAYGAARAAANGVPADRIITTWPLDRLRTWLAKS from the coding sequence ATGGATGCCGTCGACGCGCTGAACGAGATCGCCTTCTGGCTGGAGCGGGAGCTCGCCCCGAGCTTCAAGGTGCAGGCCTTCCGCCGCGCGGCCGCGACGATCGCCCCCTTCGACCAGGAGGAGCTCGCCGCCCGCGTCGCCGACGGCCGGCTCAAGCGCACGAAGGGCATCGGAGACCGCACCTTCCAGGTCATCGCGCAGGCGGTCGATGGCGGCATCCCGGACTATCTGGCCGACCTCCGCGAGCGCAACGCGCAGCCCCTCGAGACGGCAGGCGCGGACCTGCTCGCCCAGCTGCGCGGCGATCTCCACAGCCACACCGAGTGGTCCGACGGCACCGTCCCGATCGAGGTCATGGCCGCGGCCGCCGCGACGCTCGGCCGCGAGTACCAGGCGATCACCGACCACTCCCCCACACTCACCGTGGCGAGCGGACTCAGCGCTGAGCGCCTGGAGGAGCAGTTGGACGTCATCGCAAGCCTCGACACCGGCTCGGTGACCCTGCTCCGCGGGATCGAGGTCGACATCCTCGAGGACGGCACGCTCGATCAGACGCCCGACCTGCTCTACCGATTGGATGTGGTGGTCGGCAGCGTCCACTCCAAGCTCCGCTCCGACAAGCGGACGATGACGAAGCGCATGCTGGGCGGCATCCGCGACCCGCACACGAACGTCCTCGGCCACTGCACCGGTCGCCTGGTGCAGGGCTCGCGCGGCACCCGGCCGCCGTCGGAGTTCGACGCGGATGCCGTGTTCGCCGCGTGCGTCGAGAACCAGGTCGCCGTCGAGATCAACTCGCGGCCGGAGCGCCAGGACCCGCCGGACGACCTCATCCAGCGCGCCCTCGACGCGGGATGCTTCTTCTCGATCGACACGGACGCGCACGCCCCGGGCCAGCTCGACTTCCTCGCGTACGGCGCCGCGCGCGCCGCCGCGAACGGCGTCCCCGCCGACCGGATCATCACCACCTGGCCGCTGGACCGCCTGCGCACCTGGCTCGCCAAGTCCTGA
- a CDS encoding excinuclease ABC subunit UvrA translates to MTAAADSHDLIRVQGARENNLKDVSVELPKRRLTVFTGVSGSGKSSLVFGTIAAESQRMINETYSAFVQGLMPSLARPDVDVLEGLTTAIIVDQERMGANARSTVGTVTDANAMLRILFSRLGRPHIGSPQAFSFNIPSVTGRGAITVGGKTESREFTQLGGMCPRCEGMGSVSDIDLTQLFDDSKSLAEGAITIPGYTADGWAVRIIGSSGFVPADKPIREFTEQERKDFLYKEPVKVKIEGINMTYEGLVPKVQKSMLSKDIDAMQPHIRAFVERAVTFATCPECGGTRLSEGARSSKIAGISIADACAMQITDLSDWVRGLDEPSVRPLLKNLQHLLDSFVDIGLGYLSLDRPSGTLSGGEAQRTKMIRHLGSSLTDVTYVFDEPTVGLHPHDIQRMNELLLQLRDKGNTVLVVEHKPEAIAIADHVVDLGPRAGSAGGEVVFEGTVEELRASDTLTGRHLDDRAHLKKTVRTPKGALEVRGASEHNLQGVDVDIPLGVLVVVTGVAGSGKSSLIHGSVAPSDGVVSVDQGAIRGSRRSNPATYTGMLEPIRKAFAKANGVKPALFSANSEGACPNCNGAGVIYTDLGVMAGVSTVCEVCEGKRFDESVLEYHLGGRDISEVLAMPVTEAEEFFASGEAKLPAAHAILQRLSDVGLGYLTIGQPLTTLSGGERQRLKLATHMAEKGGVYVLDEPTTGLHLADVEQLLGLLDRLVDAGKSVIVIEHHQAVMAHADWIIDLGPGAGHDGGRLVFEGTPADLVAARSTLTGEHLARYVGA, encoded by the coding sequence ATGACCGCAGCGGCCGACAGCCACGATCTGATCCGCGTCCAGGGGGCGCGCGAGAACAACCTGAAAGACGTCAGCGTCGAGCTGCCCAAGCGCCGGCTGACGGTCTTCACGGGCGTCTCGGGCTCGGGCAAGAGCTCGCTCGTGTTCGGCACGATCGCCGCCGAGTCGCAGCGCATGATCAACGAGACGTACAGCGCGTTCGTCCAGGGATTAATGCCATCGCTGGCGCGGCCGGACGTCGACGTGCTCGAAGGGCTGACGACCGCCATCATCGTCGACCAGGAGCGGATGGGCGCCAATGCCCGCTCGACGGTCGGCACGGTGACGGACGCGAACGCGATGCTGCGCATCCTGTTCAGCCGGCTCGGCCGGCCGCACATCGGATCGCCGCAGGCCTTCTCGTTCAACATCCCCTCGGTCACCGGGCGCGGCGCGATCACCGTCGGCGGCAAGACGGAGTCGCGCGAGTTCACCCAGCTCGGCGGCATGTGCCCGCGCTGCGAGGGGATGGGCAGCGTGAGCGACATCGACCTCACGCAGCTCTTCGATGACAGCAAGTCGCTCGCGGAAGGCGCGATCACCATCCCCGGCTACACGGCCGATGGCTGGGCCGTGCGGATCATCGGCAGCTCGGGCTTCGTGCCGGCGGACAAGCCCATCCGCGAGTTCACCGAGCAGGAACGCAAGGACTTCCTCTACAAAGAGCCGGTCAAGGTGAAGATCGAGGGCATCAACATGACCTATGAGGGGCTCGTCCCCAAAGTCCAGAAGTCGATGCTGTCGAAGGATATCGACGCGATGCAGCCGCACATCCGCGCCTTCGTGGAGCGCGCCGTCACGTTCGCGACCTGTCCCGAGTGCGGCGGCACCCGGCTGAGCGAGGGCGCGCGGTCGTCGAAGATTGCAGGCATCAGCATCGCGGATGCGTGCGCCATGCAGATCACCGACCTGTCGGACTGGGTGCGCGGGCTCGACGAGCCGTCCGTCCGTCCGCTGCTCAAGAATCTGCAGCACCTGCTCGACTCGTTCGTCGACATCGGCCTCGGCTACCTGTCGCTCGACCGGCCTTCCGGCACGCTGTCGGGCGGCGAGGCGCAGCGCACGAAGATGATCCGCCATCTGGGGTCGTCGCTCACCGATGTCACGTACGTCTTCGACGAACCGACCGTCGGGCTGCATCCGCACGACATCCAGCGGATGAACGAGCTGCTGCTGCAGCTGCGCGACAAGGGGAACACGGTGCTCGTGGTCGAGCACAAGCCGGAGGCGATCGCGATCGCGGACCACGTCGTTGACCTCGGTCCACGAGCCGGCTCGGCCGGCGGCGAGGTCGTCTTCGAGGGCACGGTGGAGGAGCTCCGCGCGAGCGATACCCTCACCGGGCGGCACCTCGACGACCGCGCGCACCTCAAGAAGACGGTGCGGACGCCGAAGGGAGCACTCGAGGTGCGCGGCGCCTCCGAGCACAACCTCCAGGGCGTGGATGTCGACATCCCGCTCGGCGTGCTGGTGGTCGTCACGGGTGTGGCCGGGTCGGGGAAGAGCTCCCTCATCCACGGCTCGGTGGCGCCAAGTGACGGCGTCGTCTCCGTCGATCAGGGCGCGATCCGCGGCTCGCGCCGCAGCAACCCCGCGACCTATACGGGGATGCTGGAGCCGATCCGCAAGGCGTTCGCGAAGGCCAACGGCGTGAAGCCCGCACTGTTCAGCGCCAACTCCGAGGGTGCGTGCCCGAACTGCAACGGCGCCGGCGTCATCTACACCGACCTCGGCGTGATGGCAGGCGTGTCGACGGTGTGCGAGGTGTGCGAGGGCAAGCGCTTCGACGAGTCGGTGCTCGAGTACCACCTGGGCGGCCGCGACATCAGCGAGGTGCTGGCGATGCCGGTCACCGAGGCCGAGGAGTTCTTTGCGAGCGGCGAGGCGAAGCTGCCCGCCGCCCACGCCATCCTGCAGCGGCTGTCGGATGTGGGGCTCGGCTATCTGACGATCGGCCAGCCGCTCACGACACTCTCGGGCGGGGAGCGGCAGCGGCTGAAGTTGGCGACGCACATGGCCGAGAAGGGCGGCGTGTACGTGCTCGACGAGCCGACGACCGGCCTGCACCTGGCAGACGTTGAGCAGCTGCTCGGGCTGCTCGACCGGCTGGTCGACGCGGGGAAGTCGGTGATCGTGATCGAGCATCACCAGGCCGTGATGGCGCACGCCGACTGGATCATCGACCTCGGTCCCGGCGCCGGCCACGACGGCGGACGGCTGGTCTTCGAGGGCACCCCCGCCGACCTCGTCGCCGCCCGTTCCACCCTCACCGGCGAACACCTCGCCCGCTACGTCGGCGCCTGA
- the acs gene encoding acetate--CoA ligase — protein MSTPIENLGRETRLYRPSEEFAAQANVDASVFAEAAADPVAFWERQAARLDWAEPWHTAHTWQPAEPGDDGELTVPRAEWFAGGRLNAAVNCVDRHVAAGRGDRVALHFEGEPGDRETITYADLQRRVAQAANALTALGVGKGDRVVVYLPVIPETVVITLAIARVGAIHSLVFGGFSAEALRFRVEDTGAKLLVTSDGQFRRGSAVAVKANADAAVAGDNAIEHVLVVRRTGELTPDVPWTPGRDVWWHEVVETAPDVHEPEFFDAETPLFIIYTSGTTGRPKGVVHTTGGYLTQASWSHWALFDAKDDDVYWCTADLAWVTAHTYVLYGPLSNGATSVIYEGTPNTPHTGRHFEIIERYGVTTYYTAPTLIRTFMTWFPEGPGERWDLSSIRLLGTVGEAINPEAWVWFRENLGAGRAPVVDTWWQSESGAAIVAPLPGVTALKPGSATVAVPGVTVRVVDERGEDVPRGSGGSIVIDGTWPAMSRTVWGDPERYRDSYWRPYADRGYFLAGDGAAVDDDGYIWLLGRLDDVINVSGHRLSTIEIESALVAHPRVAEAAVVGVGDDTTGQAVAAFVVPSGERPAEADLRDQVTREIGAIAKPRHVVVVGDLPKTRSGKIMRRLLVDLFDGRPLGDTTSLQDETVPHAIAETLAARTR, from the coding sequence GTGAGCACCCCGATCGAGAACCTGGGCCGCGAGACGCGGCTGTACCGGCCGTCCGAGGAGTTCGCGGCGCAGGCGAACGTCGACGCCTCCGTGTTCGCCGAGGCCGCCGCCGACCCGGTCGCCTTCTGGGAGCGTCAGGCCGCCCGCCTCGACTGGGCGGAGCCGTGGCACACGGCGCACACGTGGCAACCGGCCGAGCCCGGTGACGACGGCGAGCTGACGGTCCCGCGGGCCGAGTGGTTCGCGGGCGGCCGCCTCAACGCGGCCGTCAACTGTGTCGACCGTCACGTCGCCGCGGGCCGGGGCGACCGCGTCGCCCTGCACTTCGAGGGCGAGCCGGGTGACCGTGAGACGATCACCTACGCGGACCTCCAGCGGCGGGTGGCGCAGGCGGCGAACGCCCTCACGGCGTTGGGCGTCGGGAAGGGGGACCGCGTCGTCGTGTACCTCCCCGTCATCCCCGAGACGGTCGTCATCACCCTGGCGATCGCGCGCGTGGGCGCCATCCACTCGCTCGTGTTCGGTGGCTTCTCGGCGGAGGCGCTCCGCTTCCGGGTGGAGGACACGGGAGCCAAGCTGCTGGTGACCTCCGACGGGCAGTTCCGCCGGGGATCCGCCGTGGCCGTGAAGGCGAACGCGGATGCGGCGGTCGCCGGCGACAACGCGATCGAGCATGTGCTGGTGGTGCGGCGCACGGGCGAGCTGACACCCGACGTTCCCTGGACGCCCGGACGCGACGTGTGGTGGCACGAGGTCGTCGAGACGGCGCCCGACGTGCACGAGCCCGAGTTCTTCGACGCCGAGACGCCGCTGTTCATCATCTACACGTCGGGGACGACCGGGCGGCCGAAGGGGGTCGTCCACACGACTGGCGGCTACCTGACGCAGGCGTCGTGGAGCCACTGGGCGTTATTCGACGCCAAGGACGACGACGTGTACTGGTGCACGGCGGACCTCGCCTGGGTCACCGCGCACACCTACGTGCTGTACGGTCCACTGTCGAACGGCGCCACCTCCGTCATCTACGAGGGGACGCCGAACACCCCGCACACCGGCCGGCACTTCGAGATCATCGAGCGCTACGGGGTGACGACGTACTACACGGCGCCGACGCTGATCCGCACCTTCATGACCTGGTTCCCGGAGGGGCCGGGTGAGCGTTGGGACCTCTCCAGCATCCGGCTTCTCGGCACGGTCGGCGAGGCGATCAACCCGGAGGCGTGGGTCTGGTTCCGCGAGAACCTCGGTGCGGGACGCGCGCCCGTGGTCGACACGTGGTGGCAGTCCGAGTCCGGTGCAGCGATCGTCGCCCCGCTGCCCGGGGTGACCGCGCTGAAGCCCGGCTCGGCGACGGTCGCTGTGCCCGGCGTCACGGTGCGGGTCGTCGACGAGCGAGGCGAGGATGTGCCCCGCGGCTCGGGCGGCTCGATCGTCATCGACGGCACGTGGCCGGCAATGTCGCGCACGGTGTGGGGCGACCCGGAGCGCTACCGCGACTCGTACTGGCGGCCGTACGCCGACCGCGGGTACTTCCTGGCCGGAGACGGCGCCGCGGTCGACGACGATGGATACATCTGGCTGCTCGGCCGTCTCGACGACGTGATCAACGTCTCCGGTCACCGGCTGTCGACCATCGAGATCGAGTCGGCGCTGGTCGCGCATCCCCGTGTCGCCGAGGCGGCCGTCGTCGGCGTGGGCGACGACACGACCGGACAGGCGGTCGCCGCATTCGTGGTCCCGTCGGGAGAGAGACCGGCGGAGGCGGACCTCCGCGACCAGGTCACGCGCGAGATCGGCGCGATCGCGAAGCCGCGTCACGTGGTCGTCGTCGGGGACCTCCCGAAGACGCGGTCGGGCAAGATCATGCGCCGCCTGCTGGTCGACCTGTTCGACGGCCGGCCGCTCGGCGACACGACCTCGTTGCAGGACGAGACGGTGCCGCACGCGATCGCGGAGACGCTGGCTGCACGCACGCGCTGA